Genomic DNA from Longimicrobium sp.:
CGGCCAGCGCCTGGACGACCGCGGGCTCCAGCAGCGCCGCGTCGACCACGGCCAGCTGGAAGCGCGACGCGCGCAGCGCCTCGGCCGCCTCGGCGGCGGCCGGAAGGAAGTGCACGCTGGCGCCGCCCAGCCGGCGGGCCAGCCACCCGGGAACGTCGGGAGGCAGCCCGGCCACCAGGACGGCGGCGGGAGAGGGGCTCACGCGGCGGTCACCACCCGAGCACGGCCGCCACCTCGTCGGCCAGCGCCATGGGGTCGAAGGGCTTGGCTAGCACCCCCACCACGCCCAGGTCCTCGAAGGCGGCGCGGTCTGAGGCCTGCACCTTGGCCGTGAGCAGGATCACGGGAATGCCGGCCGTCTCCGGATCGGCCTTCAGGTGGCGCACCGTGGTGGGCCCGTCCATGTCGGGCATCATCACGTCCATCAGGATGGCCTCGGG
This window encodes:
- a CDS encoding response regulator, with protein sequence MSHTLLLVDDEDDIREVAQLSLAMTAGWEVHTASSGARALAAARALKPEAILMDVMMPDMDGPTTVRHLKADPETAGIPVILLTAKVQASDRAAFEDLGVVGVLAKPFDPMALADEVAAVLGW